One genomic segment of Methanothermobacter wolfeii includes these proteins:
- a CDS encoding flavin reductase family protein, producing the protein MDFEDFPVENAHRILTPRPTVIVTTVDEEGNINAAPFSFTMPVSINPPIVAFASAPGHHTAGNIEKTHEFVMNITPAAILDKMWITAESMPAGQNELEAAGLTWIPSEKVKPPRIVEAAGHLECELLRISEIGDHNLITGCVVSASVPSGCMKDGLLDVEAVKPVLHVGGKEFVIGDHVRRVD; encoded by the coding sequence ATGGATTTTGAAGATTTTCCGGTTGAAAATGCCCACAGAATACTGACACCAAGACCCACGGTGATTGTAACAACCGTGGATGAGGAGGGGAACATCAACGCGGCCCCCTTCTCCTTCACCATGCCAGTTTCCATTAACCCGCCGATTGTTGCCTTTGCATCTGCACCGGGCCACCATACGGCAGGGAACATCGAGAAGACCCATGAGTTTGTCATGAACATAACACCCGCCGCGATACTTGATAAGATGTGGATAACCGCAGAGAGCATGCCCGCAGGGCAGAACGAACTTGAGGCAGCAGGACTTACATGGATTCCATCAGAGAAGGTGAAGCCCCCAAGGATAGTGGAGGCTGCCGGGCACCTTGAATGCGAACTCCTGAGGATAAGTGAGATCGGTGACCATAACCTGATAACGGGTTGTGTTGTCAGTGCATCAGTACCCTCAGGGTGCATGAAGGATGGTCTACTTGATGTTGAGGCTGTGAAGCCTGTGCTCCATGTTGGGGGTAAGGAGTTTGTTATAGGGGATCATGTGAGGCGTGTTGATTGA
- a CDS encoding molybdenum cofactor guanylyltransferase, whose product MTGPELESAVILCGGMGRRMGAEKGLLEIEGEPFIVRISWGLMEHFQEVLAVFRDEDQMGMYADILDPSIRLLTDEVPGLGPLGGILTGLENISTMAALFVPCDSPLITGEFLVNMKVVFSEMGSSCDVIVPENGGRLEPLHAVYSRSLRGDIRLLLSRNKRRVGELIESVNSCPVPAIRLDPSLESFRNFNRPEDLRI is encoded by the coding sequence ATGACGGGACCTGAACTTGAATCTGCAGTAATCCTCTGTGGGGGTATGGGAAGGAGGATGGGTGCCGAGAAGGGCCTCCTTGAAATTGAGGGAGAACCATTCATAGTAAGGATCTCATGGGGGCTCATGGAACACTTCCAGGAGGTCCTTGCAGTATTCCGTGATGAAGACCAGATGGGAATGTATGCCGATATCCTTGATCCATCCATCCGCCTGCTTACTGATGAGGTCCCTGGCCTCGGACCCCTCGGGGGTATACTTACGGGACTTGAGAACATCTCAACCATGGCAGCCCTCTTTGTACCCTGTGACTCTCCCCTTATTACAGGGGAATTCCTGGTTAACATGAAGGTTGTTTTCTCTGAGATGGGGTCTTCGTGTGATGTGATAGTACCTGAAAATGGGGGGAGGCTGGAACCACTCCACGCGGTTTACTCAAGGAGTCTCAGGGGAGACATAAGGCTACTCTTATCCAGAAATAAAAGGAGGGTAGGGGAGCTCATTGAATCCGTGAACTCCTGCCCTGTACCGGCCATCAGACTGGATCCGTCCCTTGAAAGTTTCAGGAACTTCAACCGTCCGGAGGATCTCAGGATCTGA
- a CDS encoding rubredoxin, translating to MKRYKCRICGYIYDPEKGEPRTDTPPGTPFEELPDTWRCPSCGAKKKMFKPLD from the coding sequence GTGAAGCGGTACAAATGCAGGATATGTGGCTACATCTACGACCCTGAAAAGGGAGAGCCAAGGACAGACACTCCACCGGGAACACCCTTCGAGGAACTCCCCGATACCTGGAGATGCCCGTCATGCGGTGCAAAGAAGAAAATGTTCAAACCACTGGATTAG
- a CDS encoding nicotinamide-nucleotide adenylyltransferase — MRGLLVGRMQPFHRGHLQVIKRILREVDELIICVGSAQLSHSTRDPFTAGERVMMLTKALSENGIPASRYYIIPVQDIECNALWVAHIKMLTPPFDRVYSGNPLVQRLFSEDGYEVTAPPLFHREKYSGTEVRRRMLDDGDWQSLLPESVVEVINEIRGVERIKHLAQKELSELV; from the coding sequence ATGAGGGGATTGCTGGTTGGAAGGATGCAGCCATTTCACAGGGGGCACCTGCAGGTCATTAAAAGGATACTCAGGGAGGTTGATGAACTCATAATATGCGTCGGGAGCGCCCAGCTGAGCCACAGCACCAGGGACCCCTTCACCGCAGGTGAGAGGGTTATGATGCTGACGAAGGCCCTCAGTGAGAACGGAATCCCCGCATCAAGGTACTATATAATCCCTGTGCAGGACATTGAATGCAACGCCCTCTGGGTGGCCCATATAAAGATGCTTACACCACCCTTTGACCGTGTTTACAGTGGAAACCCCCTTGTCCAGAGGCTTTTCAGTGAGGACGGCTATGAGGTTACAGCACCCCCACTTTTCCACAGGGAAAAATACTCCGGCACGGAGGTCCGGAGGAGGATGCTTGATGATGGTGACTGGCAGTCACTCCTCCCTGAGTCTGTTGTGGAAGTTATAAATGAGATAAGGGGTGTTGAGCGCATAAAACACCTTGCACAGAAGGAACTGAGTGAACTTGTATGA
- a CDS encoding UbiX family flavin prenyltransferase: protein MIIVAMTGASGVIYGERILRALRDLDQKVGLMITDTAREIIRYELGKEPESLEELADECFDADDFTSPVNSGSSPFRAMVIAPCTMKTLSSIANGYAGNALTRAADVCLKERRKLVVVPRETPLRSVHLENMLKISMEGGIILPAMPGFYHRPASIEEVADFIAGKVLDVLGIENQLFRRWTGDIDQRKPEGDMS from the coding sequence ATGATAATAGTTGCCATGACAGGAGCAAGCGGCGTTATTTACGGTGAAAGGATCCTTAGGGCCCTCAGGGACCTCGACCAGAAGGTTGGCCTTATGATAACAGACACCGCCAGGGAAATAATCCGCTATGAACTTGGTAAGGAACCTGAGAGCCTTGAAGAGTTGGCTGATGAATGCTTCGATGCTGATGACTTCACATCCCCGGTTAACAGCGGCTCATCACCCTTCAGGGCCATGGTGATAGCTCCCTGCACAATGAAGACCCTCTCATCCATTGCAAACGGCTATGCAGGGAACGCCCTCACCAGGGCCGCCGATGTATGCCTCAAGGAGAGGAGGAAACTGGTGGTTGTGCCAAGGGAAACACCCCTCAGGAGCGTTCACCTTGAAAATATGCTGAAGATTTCAATGGAGGGCGGTATAATCCTCCCTGCAATGCCTGGATTCTATCACAGACCAGCATCCATTGAAGAGGTGGCTGACTTCATAGCAGGGAAGGTCCTTGATGTCCTTGGAATAGAGAACCAGCTATTCAGGAGATGGACCGGTGACATTGATCAGAGGAAGCCTGAAGGTGATATGAGTTGA
- a CDS encoding HD domain-containing protein — protein MKFIRDSVHGNLKLSEFEVRVVDTPQIQRLRRIKQLGFTSLIYPGANHSRFEHSIGAMYLASRLGEHLGLSEEKTGILRLCALLHDAGHGPFSHVSEGVLERSHESLTLELVGESELSDIISEEYDPAQVMSILRGEGVLGQAINGELDVDRMDYLLRDSHYTGVAYGIIDVERLIYNMKMENDLVLDRKGVQAAESALLARYFMYPSVYQHHTTRIVNSMFRRCLRKLIDQKELDASRIYIYDDMDLIVMCRNHEGFIGDMMRRLDNRDLLKMVESVKLNELEDPHRVFKITETEIKRAEEEIAEDMDLDPDYVIVNLPKYPAFDEMRTQVSVGDSIVNLSHISSLVGALKEARFNHADICVYVPGENVDSFRDFSLHDYMDLPERRPSHPRQLRLTVPDYLKFR, from the coding sequence ATGAAGTTCATAAGGGACAGTGTCCACGGCAACCTGAAGCTCAGTGAATTCGAGGTCAGGGTTGTGGATACACCCCAGATTCAGCGGCTCAGAAGGATAAAGCAGCTGGGATTCACCAGCCTCATCTACCCTGGAGCCAACCATTCAAGGTTCGAACACTCCATAGGTGCCATGTACCTTGCATCAAGGCTTGGAGAGCACCTTGGCCTCAGTGAGGAGAAGACTGGTATTCTGAGGCTGTGCGCCCTTCTCCATGACGCCGGCCACGGTCCATTCTCACATGTATCCGAGGGTGTACTTGAGAGGTCCCATGAGAGCCTGACCCTTGAACTTGTAGGGGAATCAGAGCTCTCAGATATAATATCTGAGGAATACGACCCTGCCCAGGTGATGAGCATACTCAGGGGTGAGGGTGTCCTTGGTCAGGCCATCAATGGAGAGCTTGATGTGGACCGGATGGACTATCTCCTCCGGGACTCCCATTACACGGGTGTGGCCTACGGTATAATAGACGTTGAACGACTGATATACAATATGAAGATGGAGAACGACCTTGTCCTTGACAGGAAGGGTGTTCAGGCTGCGGAGTCAGCTCTGCTTGCAAGGTACTTCATGTATCCCAGCGTCTACCAGCACCACACCACAAGGATCGTTAACTCAATGTTCAGAAGGTGCCTCAGGAAGCTCATAGACCAGAAGGAGCTGGACGCATCAAGGATCTACATCTATGATGACATGGACCTCATAGTGATGTGCAGGAACCATGAAGGATTCATAGGGGACATGATGAGGAGGCTGGACAACAGGGACCTCCTCAAGATGGTTGAATCCGTTAAACTGAATGAACTCGAGGACCCCCACCGTGTCTTCAAAATCACGGAAACCGAGATAAAGAGGGCTGAAGAGGAAATCGCAGAGGACATGGACCTGGACCCTGACTATGTTATCGTGAACCTTCCCAAGTACCCTGCCTTTGATGAGATGAGGACCCAGGTATCTGTGGGGGACTCCATAGTCAACCTGAGCCACATATCAAGCCTTGTAGGGGCCCTGAAGGAGGCCCGGTTCAACCATGCAGATATCTGCGTCTACGTGCCAGGGGAAAATGTGGATTCATTCAGGGACTTCAGCCTCCATGACTACATGGACCTTCCTGAAAGAAGACCCTCCCATCCAAGACAGCTTCGCCTGACGGTCCCGGATTACCTTAAATTCAGGTGA
- the rd gene encoding rubredoxin produces MDKYVCQMCGYIYDPEEGDPNSGIEPGTPFEELPDDWVCPVCGVGKDQFKKMD; encoded by the coding sequence ATGGATAAATACGTGTGTCAGATGTGCGGTTACATCTATGACCCTGAAGAGGGAGACCCGAATTCAGGTATAGAACCAGGAACACCCTTTGAGGAACTCCCCGACGACTGGGTATGCCCTGTGTGCGGCGTTGGAAAGGACCAGTTCAAGAAGATGGATTAA
- the guaB gene encoding IMP dehydrogenase, whose amino-acid sequence MYLKKLKEAETGYTFDDFLLLPQASYVEPKDVETGGRVSRNIELKIPIISSAMDTVTEYEMATAMAQEGGIGVIHRNMSIRDQVEQVKKVKRSGELTIRDVITISPDSTLREAHEIMDQEEISGLPVVEDGMVIGIISRRDIEPIFNSDADRKVDQVMTRDVVTVDESITPSEALDIAYENKVERLPVVKDGRIVGILTMKDILERKRYPNASRDPEGYLRVAAATGPFDLERARALDEAGADILAIDSAHGHNMNLVKNAGKMKREIDADLIVGNIATAEAAEDLIAQDVDGLKVGIGPGSMCTTRIIAGVGVPQLTAIAEVADVAAEYDVPVIADGGIRYSGDIAKAIAVGADCVMLGNLLAGTYEAPGDVVVMNGRKYKQYRGMGSLGAMTGGIGAGTDRYFQEPRGHMKHTKVVPEGVEGVVPYRGTVNEVLFQLIGGLRASMGYCGAANLYEMKEKARLVRITSSGIKESHPHDLLITNESPNYPTLK is encoded by the coding sequence ATGTATCTGAAAAAATTAAAGGAAGCAGAAACCGGTTACACATTTGATGATTTCCTCCTTCTTCCCCAGGCATCATATGTGGAACCAAAGGACGTTGAAACCGGCGGCAGGGTCTCAAGGAACATTGAACTCAAGATACCCATCATAAGCTCCGCCATGGACACGGTCACTGAGTACGAGATGGCCACAGCCATGGCACAGGAGGGGGGTATCGGGGTCATCCACAGGAATATGAGCATAAGGGACCAGGTTGAACAGGTTAAGAAGGTTAAAAGATCAGGGGAACTTACCATAAGGGACGTTATAACCATCTCCCCTGATTCAACCCTGAGGGAAGCCCATGAGATAATGGATCAGGAGGAGATAAGCGGACTTCCGGTGGTTGAGGATGGAATGGTCATAGGAATCATAAGCCGGAGGGACATTGAGCCGATATTCAACTCAGATGCAGACAGGAAGGTCGACCAGGTCATGACAAGGGACGTTGTGACTGTGGATGAATCAATAACCCCTTCAGAGGCCCTTGACATTGCATATGAGAACAAGGTTGAAAGACTGCCTGTTGTCAAGGACGGCCGGATAGTGGGTATCCTGACGATGAAGGACATCCTTGAAAGGAAAAGGTACCCCAACGCCTCAAGGGACCCTGAGGGCTACCTCCGGGTTGCGGCTGCAACAGGACCCTTTGACCTTGAAAGGGCCCGGGCCCTTGATGAGGCAGGCGCCGACATACTGGCCATTGACAGCGCCCATGGACACAACATGAACCTTGTTAAGAATGCCGGGAAAATGAAGAGGGAGATAGACGCAGACCTCATAGTGGGTAACATTGCAACTGCAGAGGCCGCCGAGGACCTCATCGCACAGGACGTTGACGGCCTCAAGGTGGGCATAGGTCCCGGTTCAATGTGCACCACAAGGATAATCGCAGGGGTGGGAGTGCCCCAGCTCACAGCCATCGCCGAGGTTGCTGATGTTGCAGCAGAGTACGATGTCCCTGTAATAGCGGACGGAGGGATAAGGTACTCCGGTGACATAGCAAAGGCCATAGCAGTTGGCGCAGACTGTGTGATGCTCGGCAACCTCCTTGCAGGTACCTATGAGGCCCCGGGGGATGTGGTTGTCATGAACGGCCGTAAATATAAACAGTACCGTGGAATGGGGTCCCTGGGTGCAATGACCGGGGGCATAGGTGCCGGTACAGACAGGTACTTCCAGGAACCCAGGGGGCACATGAAGCACACCAAGGTCGTCCCTGAGGGTGTTGAGGGTGTTGTACCCTACAGGGGCACGGTGAATGAGGTGCTGTTCCAGCTTATAGGAGGTCTCAGGGCATCCATGGGATACTGCGGCGCAGCGAACCTTTATGAGATGAAGGAGAAGGCAAGGCTTGTCAGGATAACCTCAAGCGGTATCAAGGAGAGCCACCCCCACGACCTTCTCATAACCAATGAGAGCCCGAACTATCCAACACTAAAATAA
- a CDS encoding ABC transporter ATP-binding protein, with protein sequence MIRVENLTKTYKLENGEEFRALSDVNLEVEEGEILGIIGMSGSGKTTLLRILRGVEPFDSGRITLDDVTVEASSSQYYFSKLKKKTAIHLQRSFGLWSETAIQNVIRKLYAARYGDESMTDFEYAFDEFGDEAMELLRIVGLDHKADHFAPVLSGGEKQRLIMARQLAKKPRVLLLDEPATMSCPRTKQEILDAIKNINRELGVTVVLVSHLPEVHEYLADRVVLMEDGRIIDEGEPSRIIEEFMGDMEAPVDYKPSASDRKILRVRDISRRFVLLRGGEVLEMKDVNLDINEGEIVSIIGPSGAGKTVLLRMIGGLDYPDSGTVEFRLNSEWVNMHEPGVMRMGIRRKMGFMHQEFALTHHATIRSQIAARLGVKGEHVVDEARKRAEELGISDQVLDVLYQLTDLPETEARQRLEKLGLSPEILEDLFPSFPDREVKRYAEPVFRALDLPMEILDRRSYELSGGEKVRATLALVLASGPDVLILDEPFGDLDPLTLRVVSNSLKRINMEFGTTIIMVSHHVDFIRELSTRAVMIEDGRLVMDGEPGALCDEFVNRSHARYLQKVKG encoded by the coding sequence ATGATACGGGTGGAAAACCTTACAAAGACCTATAAACTTGAAAATGGAGAGGAATTCAGGGCACTCTCGGACGTTAACCTTGAAGTTGAGGAGGGTGAAATCCTCGGGATAATCGGCATGAGCGGGTCAGGGAAAACAACCCTACTCAGGATCCTCAGGGGTGTTGAACCCTTTGATTCAGGCAGAATAACCCTTGATGATGTGACCGTCGAGGCATCATCCAGTCAGTACTATTTTTCAAAGCTCAAGAAGAAGACAGCCATCCATCTCCAGAGGTCCTTCGGGCTCTGGTCTGAAACAGCCATACAGAACGTTATAAGGAAACTCTACGCTGCAAGGTATGGTGATGAGTCCATGACAGACTTCGAGTACGCCTTTGACGAGTTCGGTGATGAGGCCATGGAACTCCTCAGGATAGTTGGACTGGATCATAAGGCGGATCACTTCGCACCGGTCCTCAGCGGCGGTGAGAAGCAGAGGCTCATCATGGCCAGGCAGCTTGCAAAGAAGCCCAGGGTCCTCCTCCTGGACGAACCCGCCACCATGTCCTGTCCAAGGACGAAGCAGGAGATACTTGATGCCATAAAGAACATCAACAGGGAACTGGGAGTGACGGTTGTCCTGGTATCCCATCTGCCCGAGGTCCACGAGTACCTTGCAGACAGGGTCGTTCTCATGGAGGATGGGCGCATCATCGATGAGGGGGAACCCTCCAGGATCATAGAGGAGTTCATGGGGGACATGGAGGCCCCGGTTGATTATAAACCGTCTGCCTCTGACAGGAAGATTCTCAGGGTCCGCGATATTTCAAGGAGGTTCGTCCTCCTGAGGGGTGGTGAGGTCCTTGAGATGAAGGATGTTAACCTTGACATAAATGAGGGTGAGATAGTCTCGATAATAGGGCCGAGCGGGGCCGGTAAGACGGTTCTCCTGAGGATGATCGGAGGCCTCGACTACCCTGACAGCGGCACCGTGGAGTTCAGGCTCAACAGTGAATGGGTTAACATGCACGAGCCCGGTGTCATGCGGATGGGTATAAGGAGGAAGATGGGCTTCATGCACCAGGAGTTCGCCCTCACACACCATGCCACCATAAGGAGCCAGATAGCTGCAAGGCTCGGTGTTAAGGGGGAGCATGTTGTTGATGAGGCAAGGAAGAGGGCTGAGGAGCTGGGTATAAGCGACCAGGTGCTGGACGTCCTCTACCAGCTCACTGATCTGCCTGAAACAGAGGCCCGGCAGCGCCTTGAGAAGCTCGGCCTTTCACCTGAGATACTTGAGGATCTCTTCCCCAGCTTCCCTGACAGGGAGGTTAAAAGGTATGCTGAACCCGTGTTCAGGGCACTGGACCTTCCAATGGAGATACTTGACCGCAGGTCCTATGAACTATCCGGCGGTGAGAAGGTGAGGGCGACCCTTGCCCTTGTCCTTGCATCAGGACCCGATGTACTCATACTTGATGAGCCCTTCGGGGACCTTGACCCCCTGACACTCAGGGTGGTCTCCAACTCCCTTAAGAGGATAAACATGGAGTTCGGGACAACCATCATAATGGTGAGCCACCATGTTGACTTTATAAGGGAGCTCAGCACCAGGGCCGTGATGATTGAGGATGGCAGGCTGGTCATGGATGGTGAACCAGGGGCACTGTGTGATGAATTTGTTAACAGGAGTCATGCAAGATACCTTCAGAAGGTTAAGGGGTGA
- the cbiT gene encoding precorrin-6Y C5,15-methyltransferase (decarboxylating) subunit CbiT has translation MIPDDEFIRDPHVPGPTKLEVRCLVMCLAGLRGHEVAVDVGCGTGGITLELAERASRVYAIDRDPRAISITGRNLEKHGLGDNVSLMNLDAVEALEGLGEIDLAVIGGNGGELRRILELASERLRDGGRIIVTAILLETKYEALRCLRDLGFEVGITEVSVSRGRMLDRGTMMVAQNPISIIYTL, from the coding sequence TTGATACCCGATGATGAGTTCATCAGGGACCCCCATGTCCCTGGACCCACAAAACTTGAGGTCAGATGCCTTGTAATGTGCCTTGCCGGTCTCAGGGGCCATGAGGTTGCGGTTGATGTTGGATGCGGAACAGGCGGGATAACCCTTGAACTTGCAGAGCGCGCCTCAAGGGTCTATGCAATTGACAGGGACCCCAGGGCCATCAGCATCACAGGAAGGAACCTTGAGAAACACGGACTCGGCGACAATGTCAGTTTAATGAACCTTGATGCTGTCGAGGCCCTTGAGGGCCTTGGGGAAATTGACCTTGCAGTCATAGGCGGGAATGGAGGGGAACTCAGGAGGATACTTGAACTTGCATCCGAGAGGCTCAGGGACGGTGGACGGATCATTGTAACCGCCATACTACTTGAGACAAAGTACGAAGCGTTAAGGTGCCTCAGGGACCTTGGATTCGAGGTGGGGATCACGGAGGTCAGTGTCTCCAGGGGCCGGATGCTTGATAGGGGAACCATGATGGTGGCCCAGAACCCCATCTCAATAATATACACCCTGTGA
- a CDS encoding (5-formylfuran-3-yl)methyl phosphate synthase, translating into MLLLISPINTEEAFEAIEGGADIVDVKNPSEGSLGANFPWVIREVREMTPDNMLVSATLGDVPYKPGTVSLAAMGALVSGADYIKVGLYGTRNYDEAVHVMKNVVRTVKDESDAIVVAAGYADAHRVGAVDPMEIPGVAADSGADLAMLDTAVKDGKTLFDFMDMDKLESFVSMASEHGLKSALAGSVGREHLKPLKEIGCDVVGIRGAACVGGDRNTGRIHRDAVRELKELINSL; encoded by the coding sequence TTGCTTCTATTGATAAGTCCAATTAACACTGAAGAGGCATTTGAAGCCATAGAAGGCGGTGCAGACATAGTTGATGTTAAGAACCCATCCGAGGGCTCCCTGGGGGCTAACTTCCCATGGGTGATAAGGGAGGTCCGTGAAATGACCCCTGATAACATGCTGGTAAGCGCAACCCTGGGTGATGTACCCTACAAGCCAGGGACGGTTTCACTTGCAGCCATGGGTGCCCTTGTATCAGGGGCAGACTACATAAAGGTGGGCCTTTACGGTACAAGGAACTATGATGAGGCGGTGCATGTCATGAAGAACGTTGTGAGGACCGTGAAGGATGAATCAGACGCGATAGTCGTTGCGGCAGGATATGCAGACGCCCACCGTGTCGGTGCAGTTGATCCCATGGAGATACCAGGGGTGGCGGCTGACTCCGGAGCCGACCTTGCAATGCTTGACACTGCAGTTAAGGATGGTAAAACACTCTTTGATTTCATGGACATGGATAAACTTGAATCATTCGTTTCAATGGCATCTGAACATGGCCTGAAATCAGCCCTTGCAGGTTCGGTTGGAAGGGAGCACCTGAAGCCCCTGAAGGAGATTGGATGCGATGTTGTTGGTATCAGGGGGGCTGCATGCGTCGGCGGAGACCGTAACACAGGCAGGATTCACAGGGACGCTGTAAGGGAACTTAAGGAGCTTATAAACAGCCTCTGA
- a CDS encoding molybdenum cofactor biosynthesis protein MoaE, giving the protein MIVKVTDEAGSFRMEDLIEHLKKSPYLDECGAVFTFEGIVRGVDDKKTEKLVLRTPDPKRTQKGLEEIVEDVKKKYPVRDVAVVHYIGEFYTSDTLFMVAVAGPHRRETLDAMAEIIERTKHELDFQKEEYTDSGKNIIMSGG; this is encoded by the coding sequence ATGATCGTTAAGGTGACAGATGAAGCAGGATCCTTCAGGATGGAGGATCTCATCGAACATTTAAAGAAGAGCCCCTACCTTGATGAGTGCGGAGCAGTGTTCACCTTCGAGGGAATCGTCAGGGGAGTGGATGATAAGAAAACAGAGAAGCTCGTGCTGAGGACCCCTGACCCAAAAAGAACCCAGAAGGGCCTTGAGGAAATTGTGGAGGACGTTAAGAAGAAGTACCCTGTCAGGGACGTGGCCGTTGTCCATTACATCGGCGAATTCTACACCTCAGACACCCTCTTCATGGTCGCGGTTGCAGGTCCCCACCGGAGGGAGACCCTTGATGCCATGGCGGAGATAATCGAGAGGACAAAGCATGAGCTTGACTTCCAGAAGGAGGAATACACCGACAGCGGGAAGAACATCATCATGTCCGGGGGTTAA
- a CDS encoding universal stress protein, with translation MFEKIMVPTDGSEYAARAEDIAIELAGRLGAVVVAVHVIDEKLIYPFEVLEEEGKEILGAVQRKGREAGVRVDEVLVFGSPAHDMKKIADKTGADLVVIASHGRSGLEKILMGSVAETTLKTVTVPVLLVK, from the coding sequence ATGTTTGAGAAGATAATGGTTCCAACGGATGGCTCTGAATACGCTGCAAGGGCTGAGGATATTGCCATTGAACTTGCCGGGCGCCTCGGTGCGGTTGTTGTGGCCGTCCATGTTATTGATGAGAAGCTGATCTACCCCTTTGAGGTCCTTGAGGAGGAGGGTAAGGAGATTCTCGGGGCAGTACAGAGGAAGGGGCGTGAGGCAGGTGTCAGGGTCGATGAGGTCCTTGTATTCGGGAGTCCGGCCCATGACATGAAGAAGATTGCTGATAAGACAGGGGCGGACCTTGTTGTTATAGCATCCCATGGAAGGTCAGGTCTTGAGAAGATCCTCATGGGCAGCGTGGCTGAGACGACCCTCAAGACGGTCACGGTACCTGTTTTACTGGTGAAGTGA
- a CDS encoding pseudomurein-binding repeat-containing protein, which yields MDRLTLEQYREMVNEIIEFKNIYGSLPDYALVDGNKIHKENYIDMIERVNKFVLEMGRNPRTVDIRS from the coding sequence ATGGATCGTTTGACCCTTGAGCAGTATAGGGAAATGGTTAATGAGATAATTGAATTTAAGAACATATACGGGTCTCTTCCCGACTATGCGCTTGTTGATGGAAATAAAATTCATAAAGAAAACTACATCGACATGATTGAGCGCGTTAACAAATTTGTTCTTGAAATGGGAAGAAATCCACGCACAGTAGACATCAGATCCTGA